One window of Lytechinus variegatus isolate NC3 chromosome 2, Lvar_3.0, whole genome shotgun sequence genomic DNA carries:
- the LOC121409150 gene encoding protein ABHD15-like gives MRASWKSLIQMLAVVGAAAEYYTALVGFIMSFVYYGAATIPTELTLSQIDPLCSDHPLCRNSQQTWCRQVTMQSGPKEPSPVSSGYVQRSIITPVIERVTLGCTLMVLFFRWFWNWGSRDKPQPSLPHLNFRASSLLKYVLRSCYTLREPFIPTAWASFGYLQTLLGVILSDGTIRYRREVLQMSDGGIVALDWAWKNSSVSKRKRRKTLSKGLIVIIPDLVAGSGNVSRLCSNAYNNGYEPVVFHRRGTNGLPLSTPKCQSLGDPSDLRDALCYLSSRLRSGRRISAIGLGFGGSLLLSYLGNYGSSSRLSAAVCLSPIYDLESTIHKNRRNSLLKWFTLQLLKLNFTNHVNTMPKFFNLDAAFSSGTLTQWLESVDCPMYKMKDMVEYWEHNEPLREADEIAVPLLCINSFDDPVVKKEDIPNELFSTLPNLLLMTTESGGHCGFLQDSLNPKSWAHTVAMDYIEAALQFTENVTNERIISGRMRVDS, from the coding sequence ATGCGAGCGAGCTGGAAATCATTGATCCAGATGCTTGCAGTAGTCGGAGCAGCTGCGGAGTACTACACGGCTCTCGTCGGCTTCATAATGAGTTTTGTTTACTACGGAGCCGCAACGATACCAACAGAACTCACCTTATCCCAGATCGATCCCTTATGCTCTGACCACCCTCTTTGTAGAAACAGCCAGCAAACTTGGTGCAGGCAAGTTACCATGCAGAGTGGTCCGAAGGAACCTAGTCCAGTCAGCAGCGGCTATGTCCAACGATCGATTATCACCCCTGTAATAGAGCGAGTAACCTTGGGTTGCACGCTCATGGTATTGTTTTTTCGATGGTTCTGGAATTGGGGCTCGAGAGATAAACCGCAACCATCATTACCTCATCTCAATTTTCGTGCATCATCCCTTCTTAAGTATGTACTCAGATCATGTTACACCCTACGAGAGCCTTTTATCCCAACGGCTTGGGCGTCTTTCGGTTACCTTCAAACTCTTCTAGGTGTGATCCTTTCGGATGGCACCATTAGGTATCGGAGAGAGGTTCTCCAAATGTCTGATGGTGGGATAGTAGCGTTGGATTGGGCTTGGAAGAATTCTTCTGTTTCAAAACGTAAAAGGAGGAAAACATTGTCTAAAGGGCTGATTGTAATCATACCGGATTTGGTTGCCGGATCTGGAAATGTATCGCGTCTCTGCTCGAATGCATACAACAATGGTTACGAACCAGTCGTCTTTCACCGAAGAGGGACCAATGGTTTGCCCCTTAGTACTCCTAAATGCCAAAGCCTTGGAGATCCTTCAGATCTACGTGATGCACTGTGCTACCTCTCATCAAGACTTCGTTCTGGGAGACGGATTAGTGCTATCGGTCTTGGATTCGGAGGGAGTCTGCTTTTGTCGTACCTAGGAAATTATGGTTCGTCTTCCAGACTATCCGCGGCGGTTTGTTTATCACCCATCTATGACCTAGAGTCCACCATCCATAAGAATCGACGTAACTCTCTTCTGAAATGGTTCACCCTTCAATTACTCAAATTGAATTTTACGAATCATGTCAACACAATGCCAAAATTCTTCAATCTAGATGCTGCCTTTTCCTCGGGCACTTTAACACAATGGTTAGAGAGTGTCGATTGCCCTATGTATAAGATGAAAGACATGGTGGAATATTGGGAACATAACGAACCCTTACGTGAAGCTGATGAAATCGCTGTTCCACTTCTATGCATCAACTCATTCGATGATCCCGTCGTTAAGAAGGAAGACATCCCAAATGAATTATTCTCTACGCTACCTAATTTGTTATTAATGACAACTGAAAGCGGTGGTCATTGTGGGTTTCTTCAAGATTCTTTGAACCCAAAATCCTGGGCTCATACGGTTGCGATGGATTATATAGAAGCTGCATTACAATTCACGGAAAACGTTACTAATGAACGAATAATTAGTGGCCGTATGCGTGTTGATTCTTGA
- the LOC121409645 gene encoding heparan sulfate glucosamine 3-O-sulfotransferase 5-like — protein MPRDTFRKNHKIGIIVILLLLVAFYLFPPTHSVSKKNSEGELDQKNVEERPLWQKRGRNKTEPKKLYVRHPSVIKNIRKKSQRYRPKSRTRKKPSRIFYGDCYAYSSAGARLLPLEVLKRHGCEKRLPKAMVIGVKKCGTMTLTHYLSLHPMVVIQGEVSVPQGTYLNADDIGKWRDQMQWSSPRMFPMIGKPINMANATFRLLKYLLDRNAKTIMIIRDPVVRAVSDHVHTAGILSKSTARTKIQSFENIVINHWTGQINEDIPYVAKGRYIEIFRKTLRHFGRDRILILDGEAFVQDPLPIMIQTERFLGLPPFFERKHFIHNPKTGFYCANVPQRPNYKCANPKIKGRPHPEIRAVVSKKLYDYYRPYSMEFMKEANVSFKWLLQ, from the coding sequence ATGCCACGAGATACTTTCAGgaaaaatcacaaaatcggtataattgtcattttgttaCTTCTTGTAGCATTTTACTTGTTTCCTCCAACTCATAGCGTGTCAAAGAAAAATAGCGAAGGGGAACTGGATCAGAAAAACGTAGAAGAGAGACCATTATGGCAGAAAAGGGGAAGAAATAAAACTGAGCCTAAGAAATTATACGTTAGACATCCATCAGTAATAAAGAATATCCGCAAGAAAAGCCAGAGGTACAGGCCTAAGTCTAGAACTAGAAAGAAACCATCAAGGATATTCTACGGTGACTGTTACGCTTATTCATCTGCAGGAGCAAGGCTACTGCCTTTAGAAGTATTAAAACGTCATGGATGCGAGAAGCGCCTTCCAAAAGCCATGGTAATAGGGGTTAAGAAATGTGGTACGATGACTCTAACGCACTACCTTTCACTTCATCCTATGGTAGTCATTCAAGGAGAAGTAAGTGTTCCTCAAGGAACATACCTTAATGCTGATGATATTGGAAAATGGCGAGACCAGATGCAATGGTCTAGCCCAAGAATGTTTCCTATGATCGGTAAGCCCATTAACATGGCAAACGCTACGTTCAGATTGTTAAAATATCTGCTGGATAGAAACGCTAAAACGATCATGATAATCCGTGACCCGGTCGTTCGTGCTGTCTCTGATCATGTCCATACAGCTGGCATACTATCCAAAAGTACAGCGAGGACAAAAATTCAATCGTTTGAAAACATAGTAATTAACCATTGGACAGGACAAATCAATGAGGACATTCCTTATGTTGCGAAAGGAAGATACATTGAGATATTTCGAAAGACATTGAGGCATTTTGGACGCGATCGAATCCTTATTCTTGATGGCGAAGCCTTTGTTCAAGATCCTCTCCCCATCATGATACAAACGGAAAGATTTCTCGGTCTTCCGCCATTTTTCGAGAGGAAACATTTCATCCATAACCCAAAGACAGGGTTCTATTGTGCGAATGTTCCCCAGAGACCAAACTACAAGTGTGCGAATCCTAAAATAAAAGGACGCCCTCATCCTGAAATACGTGCAGTTGTATCAAAGAAGCTGTACGATTACTACCGTCCATATTCTATGGA